The genomic DNA CGACATCGCGCTCCTGCGCCTCGAGCTCCGGCCGGGGCAGAAGATTCCCGCCAGCGTGGAGCTGGGCGATTCGGACACACTCGAAGTGGGCGAGCAAGTGATCGCCCTGGGAAGCCCTCTCGCCCTCCAACGCTCACTCTCGTTCGGCGTGGTGAGCAGTAAGGATCGTTATCTTTCCGATGATTTGAAACTGCCCACCGGTGAAAGAACGGGCTCGTTCAATACCTGGATTCAAACCGACGCGGCGATCAATCCGGGTAACAGCGGCGGACCCCTGGTGAACCTGGAGGGTCAGGTCGTCGGGGTGAACTCGAGGGGGGCGTTCGGGGCATCGAGCATCGGGTTCGCGATTCCCGTCAACATCGTCAAGGAAGTCGCTCGGGAGCTCATTGCGCACGGACGCATGACGAGAAGCTGGCTCGGGCTCACGTTTCAGCCGCTGGAAGAGCTCGCCCAGTACTTCGAGGCGGAGCCCGTCCCCGGGGTGGTAATCCGAAGCGTGGATCCTGATTCGCCCGCGGAGCGAGCGGGGATAAAGGCGGGCGACCTCCTTCTCTCCTACCGTGGCCGCCGTCTTTCCGCCCAGTTCACCGAGGAGCTTCCCGCGATTTACAAGACGA from Vicinamibacteria bacterium includes the following:
- a CDS encoding trypsin-like peptidase domain-containing protein: DIALLRLELRPGQKIPASVELGDSDTLEVGEQVIALGSPLALQRSLSFGVVSSKDRYLSDDLKLPTGERTGSFNTWIQTDAAINPGNSGGPLVNLEGQVVGVNSRGAFGASSIGFAIPVNIVKEVARELIAHGRMTRSWLGLTFQPLEELAQYFEAEPVPGVVIRSVDPDSPAERAGIKAGDLLLSYRGRRLSAQFTEELPAIYKTIADTAVGEDVDLLIARGGSEMNVVATTEELGESSSDEMDCASWGFTARGITRETALELNLPDSSGVFVAGVKPNDAAFRAQLFPGDRIIALEEESIGNLDDLRRVYREYDGQRRDRILVTVMRRHSRRWILIEASYDD